A genomic stretch from Bordetella sp. N includes:
- the dapD gene encoding 2,3,4,5-tetrahydropyridine-2,6-dicarboxylate N-succinyltransferase, whose product MTLDLQTTIEAAWEARASLSPSDASAEIREAVEHTIDGLDTGRLRVADKSTGDWVVHQWIKKAVLLSFRLQENAIMGQAPMQFYDKVPLKFAEYGSAAFQHGGYRVVPPAVARRGCFVARNVVLMPSYVNIGAYVDEGTMVDTWATVGSCAQIGKNVHLSGGVGIGGVLEPLQANPTIIEDNCFIGARSEVVEGVVVEENSVLSMGVFLSQSTKIFDRTTGKIIYGRVPSGSVVVPGTLPSADGSHSLYAAIIVKRVDAQTRAKTSINDLLRA is encoded by the coding sequence ATGACTCTCGACCTCCAAACCACCATCGAAGCCGCCTGGGAAGCCCGGGCCAGCCTGTCGCCTTCCGACGCCAGCGCCGAAATCCGTGAAGCCGTCGAGCACACCATTGACGGCCTGGACACCGGCCGCCTGCGCGTGGCCGACAAGAGCACCGGCGATTGGGTCGTGCACCAGTGGATCAAGAAGGCCGTGCTGCTGTCCTTCCGCCTGCAGGAAAACGCCATCATGGGCCAGGCGCCCATGCAGTTCTACGACAAGGTGCCGCTGAAGTTCGCCGAATACGGCAGCGCCGCCTTCCAGCACGGCGGCTACCGCGTGGTGCCGCCCGCCGTGGCGCGCCGCGGCTGCTTCGTCGCCCGCAACGTGGTGCTGATGCCCTCCTACGTCAACATCGGCGCTTACGTCGATGAAGGCACCATGGTCGACACCTGGGCCACCGTCGGTTCGTGCGCGCAGATCGGCAAGAACGTCCACCTGTCCGGCGGCGTCGGCATCGGCGGCGTGCTGGAGCCCCTGCAAGCCAACCCCACGATCATCGAAGACAACTGCTTCATCGGCGCGCGCTCCGAAGTCGTGGAAGGCGTAGTCGTCGAAGAAAACTCGGTGCTGTCGATGGGCGTGTTCCTGTCGCAAAGCACCAAAATCTTCGACCGCACCACCGGCAAGATCATCTACGGCCGCGTGCCCTCGGGTTCGGTCGTGGTCCCCGGCACGCTGCCGTCGGCCGACGGCTCGCACAGCTTGTACGCCGCGATCATCGTCAAGCGCGTTGACGCGCAGACGCGCGCCAAGACCAGCATCAACGATCTGCTGAGGGCTTGA